The sequence CTGGCTACAGAGGGTATTGTGACATCGAAGAGGGTAGGAGGtggagagaagaagaggaggagcaggactcCATTCTTAAGGGGCGGGCTGGGCTTCTTTGGTGATgactacagccccttgggctattttatgttcatttgcatatttataAAAGACAGTTTTTCGGGGCCAAAAGACGAGGGATCAGGGCATAAAGGTGTATTTAGAAAGTACATTAGGTAAGCTAAAGGGCGTTGCTAACAGTTAGAAATGGTCCGCGGTGGTGACAGACTTGCTTTAACCCGCGTGGTGAACGTCAATGCCAGAATTGCCGTCCTGCTTCCCAAAAAATTATCAAAAGTCGTATCCGAAAATGGTATCCATAAAAACTTTAGCTTGCCCCGCAAAGGGGACACACAGAAGACATCACAATGATTGAAACTCAGCTTTCCAAGACACCAATGTCCACCATGAATGGTCAGAATGTGAACAGAGCCAGAGCTGGCTTTTCACCACTGtgatggcagccatattggtggCCTTAATATATTGACTGATGACATGGTTTGTCCCATAGCAGACTTGCCAAGCTTGGTCGGAGCTGTGATTGCAGCCATGTTGGTTATTAGCCAGCTTGACAGGAGAGGACTAAGCAAGGACAGACATTTGCAGGTGGCGGTTTTTATTCTGAGTTATCTTTCGCAGGCTGCTGTGCAGTTGATGGACCAGAAGCTCTGCGACAAGATCAAGCGTCTCAATGCCTTACGACACCATACAGACATTCGGAGGAAACGCTTGGAGGAACTGCAGACTTTATACAAGCAAAATGCTGCTGGTGAGGAAGACAAGCAGGAGAAAGATGGTGGGGTGGCACAGGAGGAACAGGTAATTGCCTTCCAGTCTTATTTTCCTAGTGGGCAGGGCAGGAATAAGGTTGGTTGTAAAGAGCAAGATGGCGGAAGTGGCACACAGCAACCCAGACACCATGCTAGGGTTGTACAGTAGGCACACTCAGATGTATGCGACCTAGCTTTCCTCTTAGGCTATGCTGTTTATGCAACCGttgttcactgcagacacctaatGCGGTGTATGTCCCGACATGTCCCTTCTTGAGTTGTTTGCACCTTTAAAGCTGCAGCGCTGCCTCCTATTGAAAACCATGGGAAGCAGAATCCACACGGCCACTGCTGCAATTTTGGCATGGGGTCCAACCAAAATTCTGGCAGCCTAAACCACTGTGTGGACATCCCCTTAGTCtcgttggcctcatgcacacacccatgcggacagcaccccgtgtgcagtccgcatccgtatgtccgttccgcagcctGCAAAATTTtttaggataggacatttctacagaagtgaaaaaaatggcggcatgcacGCAGCCggtatctgcaaaacacatacggccttAGTTTTCCTCGGTTTCAGTCTTGGGAAAGCTAGAAAACAATCCGTATGCCGGCCATCACAGCTCCCACTGTACAGGATTTCCCAGAATCATAACTTAAAAGGCTTTTCCAAGactttcatactgatgacctatcctctggacatgGTCAGCAGTATCTgaacggtgggggtctgacatccggTAGGGTAAATTTGTCACAGAATGACTCCATTAGCCCACGTACTTAGAGCGTAATGGAAGGGTCAGCTTCTGTGGTCATATGGTATATTGTGTCTCTTCATGTCTTACTTGTTTCACCCACAGAGTGAAgccacagaacaggaggaaactCCTCAGCAGGTTAAATATTtctcatttgtaaaaaaaaaaaatccaatattcACATGTCTCCTGTGATTCTGCTTCAAAAGATAACGACTACTCTCCTCACTATCCTCTCCTGGATCGGGGGCTGTGTGCACTTTACTATCTGTTGCAACGATGGTGTTTTGTCAGCACAGAAATGTGAAACTATGTTCTAAGTTCACAAAATGACATTCTGTGACACAATCTGGACCATATTCTGATCAGCCATGACATTAAAACCATTGTGTAGGTGCCACCAAAACAGTCTCCATGGACTCCACGagacctctgaaggtgtcctTTGACATCTAGCACTAGATGTTAGCAGTAGATCCTGGAAGTTGCTCGTTGTGACCTCCATACATAGGACTTGTTTTTCCACAACATTCCACAGAGGGCGAtcagattgagatctggggaaTTCGGAGACAAGACATCTCCTAGATCTTTTTGTCATGTTCCTCATTCCTGAACAATGTTTGCAGGTTAGAGGGAGAATCATCTTGCTGAACGAGACCACTGCCATTAGGGGGCACCACGGCCGTGAAGGGAGTACTTTTCTGTACATTGTTTAGGCAGGGAGTACGTGTTACATCCACATAATGTCAGGACCGGAAGTTTCCCACCATTGCCCAGAGCATCACACTCCTCCGCTGGCttgtcttcttcccatagtgcatcctggtgccatctcttcccggccatccacatgatgtaaatCTTGAGTTGTCGGACCAGGCTGCCTTCTTCCATTGCCCCATGGTCCAGTTCTTACACTGACAGGTCCACTTTCGGTGGTGAACAGGGGTCAGCGCAGGCACTCTGACTGGTCTGTGACTACTCGGCCCCATACACAGCAAGCTGCCTGTGACTAGAGTTGCATTGGGTATAGAAGTTTCGATACTGAAAAGATACTTTTAGACCCGGATCAATACAATACCGGGTCTTAATATTTAACGATACTAGGCTGCActgctgcgcagcctagtatttgttagagaacatggcacgcgctgctctcagcacgtgccatgttctcctcagcagcacaggcagtccctccctccccctgtgctgcttccaccaatggactgatagcactgcggaggaggggagggactgcggccagtgcgccaccaatgaatataactaACACATTAATTTAAGTGTAGGCAGCGGGTGCCGACAGCGgtatcaggtgccgcacctgaggggttaattaccGGGGATTGCAGCGCCGTGTCATAGAGGGCaggtgccgggtatgtgataccgctgccAGCACCCGCCATCTACACttaaattaatgtgttaattatatttattggtggcacagtgcgcccccccccccccccaatttataactattataatcattggtggcgcagtggccacaggtcccctcccctcctcctcattggtggtagtggcagcttctgatcggagccccagcagtgtaatcgcggggctctgatcggttaccaaggcagccaggacactactgaagccctggctgccatggtaacctccctgctgctgtgtgtactatgcacagggcagcagggagagtgtgaggtcctattcaccctgatagagctctattagggtgaaaaggataagggattaaaagatcccaggttcaagcccctaagggggctaatagttagtaagtaaaaagtttaaaaaaattaaataaaatactaaaagtttaaattgccccctttcccaattttaaatataaaatatatataaacaataaaaaataaacatattacttaTTGCCATGcccgaaaaagtgcgaactattaaaatattaaaaaatatcttccatgcggtgaacgccgtaacagaaaaaaaataaaaaccgcgcaattcgccattttttggtcaccttgtcccccccaaaaaataagataggactgttcgattatgggctggacgttccataaaatgaggaatgcacacggcttttttgatgttttatttttttccgaatGGTATCGAATATTGCAGTACTTTTTATGGTatggaaatcgaatcaaaattttggcatcgtgacaaccctagctgTGACAGAGCTCGATAATAACATAGTGACTCTCCTGTAGGCTGCAATGGTAAATTAATGCGGTCTATGGGAGAAGCGATCAGACAATTGCAGgctaaaagtaataataaaagaATGACATGGATATCGTCGCCCTccaaaatgcctgaactattaaaatataaaaatatttatcagtATGGTGAAAACCGTAAtgaaaaaatggccaatttgctgctctatttcccccccccccccccccaaaactaaAACTAataagttatcaaaaagtcatatacaacccacaatagtatcaataaaaattacagatcacccaccaaaaaaatgaatcctcacacagctccgtagacgtaactataaaaaaagtaatGAGGGTcttaatatggcgatgcaaagaaaaaacgTATTTTTagcaaagttttaattttttgttaagtattaaaacacaagaaaaacgttATAACTggtggtatcgccgtaatcgtcctgactagtgttgagcgaacctgtggtttcaagttcggcgtacaaggttcgggttttcAAAGAATTCCGCTATGGATTCTGCTACTACGGactataagttatggtccgtggtagcgtaattcataacggaattcttagataacccgaaacttgtacgccgaacttgaaaccacaagttcgctcaacactaatccagaCCTGCAGAAtggagggaacaggtcagttttaccgcatgggGAACTCCATAGAGAtgaaacccgtaaaactgtggcgaAATtgcgtagattttttttttttcagttccaccccattttacatttttttcccagcttcccactacattgtatgtaatattaaatggtgccattagaaagtgcaaaaaaaaacaagccgtagacagaaaaataaaaaaaaaggtatggcttCGGGAAAGTAGGgagtaaaaaaaccaaaaaaaaaaacggaaactcacttagtgttgaatctatttttattgaatagaaaaagaacacaacaatcatacatagcaaccaagacattgtatgaaaaatatatctccaattccatttccaagaccatgcgaaacataaaataaagtgcacaaaTGGATTCAGAGACCACCATATTTCTCTGGGACGCAACCATGAGGACCAGAGAAGACAAATGCCATCAGATAAATGCTAAAGGAGAGATTCAGCAATATTAGGTACATACAGTGCGATATAAAGAACCTTGACTGCTAAAAAGGAAGGCAAAAGGAACTTAGGACACATTCCTGAGATACTCAGTGATGGCGGTTTGAACAAAGGGCTACTAATATGTAACTCTTAAGTGAAACAGATTAAATCGTTAACCTAGAAGAGACAGGGGGacagacaagaaaaaaaaacacgacaaaacaaaagacaggggagggagggggggtggagagtggggggggggaaaggggaaaGGACAAGACATCATATCACGAATCCCAGGTACAGTCACCTGAGACCAACCAGGTTTGAAAACGAGAAGAGCTCCTAAATTGATTCCAGGGTTCCCAGGTTAGTGCAAATGTTTGGACTTGATTCaaggcctcagcttccatttcttccATCCTGAATAAGGCATCCAGGGCACGGGAAACTCACTTATACGTCTTTGTGAGGGACATTCGGACGGCTGGattgtttgacacttttttgggGCATGTAATAAATAGTTTTGCAGGTCTTTGGTGGGATTTGAACATGAGACCCTCTGTATGGTAGGCAGAATATTTACTATTACACTATAGACCTGCCCTGTAATAAattattttgcagatctgtggcGGGATTTGAACATGAGACTCTCTGTATGGTAGATAGGATATTTACCATTACAATaaagacctgtcctgtaataaaTTATTTTACGGGTCTTTGGTGGGATTTAAACCCCAGACGCTCTGCATGGTAGGTAGTATATTTACCATTACACTATAGGCCTGTCCTGACTTTTTGTGGCACAGAATATAATTTAGTAAACCTTGCGCTGTGATACAGAATTCAGTGACACAGACGGTTATTTTGTGAactattatagattttttttagtgATATACACTTATATTCTCCTTGTACCTGCAATACCCAGCTTTTAACCCCAAATTCTCTCTCTACAGACCCTGCGCCTATTGGAAAATCGACTGGAAAAAGCCCAGCTGAAGTTACAAGAGTCAGAACACATATACAGCGTGTACCAGAAGCTCAAGGACCATATGCAGGTGACGTATGAGAGCGCCGTATTCACCGCTCTGCTGTATGTTGTGTCTGCAGGTCTGGAAGTTTACATTACTCGTCATTGTCACTGCAGGAGGAAAGCCTAACGTTTCAGTCACAGCTGGATCTGCTGGAGGCTGAGATCCTCCGCCAGAGGAATGAATTGAAGGAACTTCAGACGATGAACAAGGATGCGGTGATGTCACGGGATATGGCCCGGGTATGTGGGAGTGGGGGGGGTACAATGTAAGCTATGACGTCATATATCTTTATACTGATACACAGAGCAGACGCCTTTGCAAACTCTAAGCTGCACGGTTGCCACAgagccaccgccatatagtgttcTGCACCACTCACCTCTTGAAACGTACCCTCAGCTGGCAGGTCATCTCCAGTCCTCGTCTTGGGGATAGTTACAGCTGAATTGATTGGCATTATGTCCTAATTACAGGCCGAACTTCAGCGCCAGGAGGAAGAGTTTCACCGCGAGCGCAGGGAGAGGGAGCGGATCCTGCAGGAATACAAGCGTCAGGCTGAGGAGAGACGCATGTATGCTGAGCGAGCAGAACGAAGGGTGAGTAGCCATTTGCACATCACTACAAGTACAGGATTATATCAAAACTGACATTggtgagacatttcctgtccTCGGTGGTGCTACAGATACAGCAGAGGAACCAAGTTCATCCACTAGGGGGAACTTAGGCCCTAATTGCACATTATATTATTATGTTCAGTATATGTATGAgtagctcccccttgtggtggcgTCTCACAGATCTAAATCTGGCCCCAGATTTCTGTACGTCCACCTAATGGTTTTAAAGGTGATTTGCTCTTCACCATCAAACGTATTGTCAGGATAACAAAACTAACACTGTCGCCACCATTGACTTTTTAGGCTCAGCGTGTGACTTTGCCTGGAGAGGATGCACCTATCGACATCCAGCTGGTATCTAATGGACATGAGGAGGAAAAGGCCATCCATTCCTATCAGGAGGCTTTTCAGAGGATAAAGGAGGCCACGGGGGTGACAGATACACAGGTGAGCGAGGTTGGAGATGGATGGCAGGAAATAATCTGAGGGGCTTGAAGGAGTTGTTCCATCTCCTACTCTGGTGGGCACAACCCAATCATTTAATGGTCATCCTGTAATAGTTTACCAGGGCGGCTGAGAGTCACAGTCTGGTCTGAGGCAGCTGTTAACCATCCTTTCCCTGTATTCTCATATAATCAGGAAGTGGTGAGACGCTTCATTGCTCAGGGAGAGACGCACAGACACTTGGAGGAGCTGAAGAGTGAGAATGAGCGGACCTTGGTGAGGCTTAAAGAGGAAAAGGAGAGATTGCAGGATGCCTTCCAGGAGCTCAAGTATTCAGGGGAAGCCAAGCTATCCAGGTACCTACGCATTTCAGACCTGGTTCTCTggttaaaggggtactcccacaataataaatgatttaaaaaaaactcgTTGAAATGCACTGTTCGGGTAGTTGGGTCAAGACAGGAGAAAAGCCCAGCTCTGGCACAACCCAATGTCATTTTGCATTTCAATTGGGTAATGGTTAAATTCAACTTCGATCACCCCCATGTTATCAGCATAGTCCATAAAGCTGGGCCCGATGTAACCAGCTTGTTGTCCAGGGacccttctgatggctgtcaaaaCAACTAAAACCCCTCAGAGTGGCAAACAAAAGTCAACTACTCTGCAGTAGTTGTCTGTATCCTTCACCCACACTGCTGGTTATAGAATTCCTACTATATCCTCCAGCTCCATCTTTTATCCCACTGCATACATTGGTGGACTACTTGAGGAAGGCTGCTATACGTCTTCACAATAAGGTAAGTTTGGGCCCCTCATTTGTCTGCTCCTCCACTACCCGATGCTTCCTGCCAAATGCTTGTTTTGCCGGCAGCTATGTCCCCTATATTGCTGTACTCGTTAAGAACAACAGTTCC is a genomic window of Bufo bufo chromosome 1, aBufBuf1.1, whole genome shotgun sequence containing:
- the ODAD3 gene encoding outer dynein arm-docking complex subunit 3, with protein sequence MPSTATLSGVKPPIHEQITELQKKIQLLDGDHKAYQESASSTVQKNWETIQFLRHENKKLHKKLADALAGDEKVIKEAFHSHVVERAAMRSKSGQAAVQLMDQKLCDKIKRLNALRHHTDIRRKRLEELQTLYKQNAAGEEDKQEKDGGVAQEEQSEATEQEETPQQTLRLLENRLEKAQLKLQESEHIYSVYQKLKDHMQEESLTFQSQLDLLEAEILRQRNELKELQTMNKDAVMSRDMARAELQRQEEEFHRERRERERILQEYKRQAEERRMYAERAERRAQRVTLPGEDAPIDIQLVSNGHEEEKAIHSYQEAFQRIKEATGVTDTQEVVRRFIAQGETHRHLEELKSENERTLVRLKEEKERLQDAFQELKYSGEAKLSSGQQVLEELQAHLHKEEKRRDKYKEELEKMTKILVEAKSGVEHLATKVQHIKVPRSHFPAKDLSPQLDEYVLDAMDTTDQKLQKLLEELDGQNIGEILRQMEEEDFQASIEGKLPAFNVRIPLPALAKQDTFEDDEDSGEDEGDVVTRASLKKQSQQIIESKTKRKTRPKKKGKQ